From one Streptomyces mobaraensis genomic stretch:
- a CDS encoding lactonase family protein, with product MTASGRRERRAYIGSFTRAGGPGITVARVDGETGALTPVHSTAVAADPSFLALSADGSVLYAVGETEPGTATAFSLADPDRPEPLGPAVPVEGDAPTHLALAGAWLCTANYRSGSVSALPVAGDGTLGKPPVVLRHRGSGPVAARQAGPHAHAVAPDPTGRWLLAADLGTDSVYVSALDPGTGEPVPHGETRLRPGSGPRTLVFHPGGHRVYVLNELDASVTVCRWDAGPGVLEPLETAPVVTAGAVDPTYPSTPVLSPDGRFLWAANRGDDTLATLALDPSGDTPRLRSTVSCGGHWPRHLAAHPDGGLLYAANERSGDVTWFTVDAETGIPVRAGSVEAPAASCVVFR from the coding sequence ATGACGGCCAGCGGGCGGCGCGAACGGCGCGCCTACATCGGCTCGTTCACCAGGGCGGGGGGCCCGGGGATCACCGTGGCGCGGGTGGACGGCGAGACGGGCGCGCTGACCCCCGTCCACTCCACCGCCGTCGCGGCGGACCCCTCGTTCCTGGCCCTCTCGGCCGACGGAAGCGTGCTGTACGCGGTCGGGGAGACGGAACCGGGCACGGCCACGGCGTTCTCGCTCGCCGACCCGGACCGGCCGGAGCCGCTCGGCCCGGCCGTGCCCGTCGAGGGCGACGCGCCCACCCACCTGGCGCTCGCCGGGGCCTGGCTGTGCACCGCCAACTACCGCTCCGGAAGCGTCAGCGCCCTGCCCGTCGCCGGGGACGGCACCCTCGGCAAACCCCCGGTGGTGCTGCGGCACCGGGGCAGCGGTCCGGTGGCCGCGCGGCAGGCCGGCCCGCACGCCCACGCCGTGGCGCCCGACCCGACGGGCCGCTGGCTGCTCGCCGCGGACCTCGGCACCGACTCCGTGTACGTCTCCGCACTCGACCCCGGCACGGGCGAGCCGGTGCCCCACGGCGAGACGCGCCTCCGGCCGGGCAGCGGTCCCCGGACGCTCGTCTTCCACCCGGGCGGCCACCGGGTGTACGTCCTCAACGAGCTCGACGCGAGCGTGACCGTCTGCCGCTGGGACGCCGGACCGGGCGTGCTGGAGCCGCTGGAGACGGCTCCCGTCGTGACCGCCGGGGCGGTCGATCCCACCTACCCCTCGACGCCCGTGCTCTCCCCGGACGGCCGGTTCCTGTGGGCGGCCAACCGCGGCGACGACACCCTCGCCACCCTCGCCCTCGACCCCTCCGGGGACACGCCCCGGCTGCGCTCCACCGTGAGCTGCGGCGGGCACTGGCCGCGCCACCTCGCCGCGCATCCGGACGGGGGGCTGCTGTACGCGGCGAACGAGCGGTCGGGCGACGTCACCTGGTTCACGGTCGACGCCGAGACGGGCATACCCGTCCGGGCCGGGTCCGTCGAGGCACCGGCCGCCTCGTGCGTGGTCTTCCGCTGA
- a CDS encoding FUSC family protein translates to MFAAPDPGRVRLRNAARAVLGVGLAVAVSHLATGSMGATIAGGLTALLALFTVTDARVRDQAVTTAWLPAVGVPVLALATVLHGLPLARDAAFLGVVFAGVYARRWGPRGQALGIFGFMMFFMAQFLHAVPDGLAELYAAMALALTASSLVRFGLWCWERRLPPVLAPAPSAARGLERPTTRQAFQNTFACALALGVGHLVSDQRWYWAVGTAWWIFVNTASRGETLVRGFRRVVGTVAGIAVGLVVAVPLHGAPAPTAALVALCVFGIFYTAAPSYSWMMFFVTVMASLLYGLLGVLHPGLLLLRFEQTLVGAAASALAVALVLPVTTHAATDAWIRRAMLAVRHCTAESARRLAGEASADPAPYVAELELLLARVRISLAPLLHPLSPLRARKERARLVTAHLDDCVRQARGLAEVAADPDASHDARLTAACQRVEAALRALLPTAEAPAPAAEPGLTAPQHHPGAERALAHLRDLERAVANLAGPVLSSPRSPLPEG, encoded by the coding sequence ATGTTCGCGGCTCCGGATCCGGGCCGCGTCCGGCTGCGGAACGCGGCACGGGCCGTCCTGGGCGTGGGGCTCGCGGTGGCGGTCTCGCACCTGGCGACCGGTTCGATGGGTGCCACGATCGCCGGTGGCCTCACCGCGCTGCTGGCCCTCTTCACCGTCACCGACGCCCGGGTCCGCGACCAGGCGGTCACGACGGCGTGGCTGCCCGCCGTGGGCGTCCCGGTGCTGGCGCTCGCGACGGTGCTGCACGGCCTTCCCCTGGCGCGGGACGCGGCGTTCCTCGGCGTCGTCTTCGCCGGGGTGTACGCGCGGCGCTGGGGCCCCCGGGGCCAGGCCCTGGGCATCTTCGGCTTCATGATGTTCTTCATGGCGCAGTTCCTGCACGCCGTACCGGACGGCCTGGCGGAGCTGTACGCGGCCATGGCGCTGGCCCTCACCGCGTCGTCGCTGGTCCGCTTCGGGCTGTGGTGCTGGGAGCGGCGGCTGCCGCCGGTCCTCGCCCCCGCGCCCTCCGCCGCGCGCGGCCTGGAACGACCGACGACCCGGCAGGCGTTCCAGAACACGTTCGCGTGCGCCCTGGCCCTGGGCGTCGGCCACCTGGTCTCGGACCAGCGCTGGTACTGGGCCGTCGGCACCGCTTGGTGGATCTTCGTGAACACCGCCTCGCGCGGGGAGACGCTGGTCCGGGGCTTCCGCCGGGTGGTGGGCACGGTGGCGGGCATCGCCGTCGGCCTGGTCGTCGCGGTGCCGCTGCACGGCGCGCCCGCGCCGACCGCCGCCCTCGTCGCGCTCTGCGTCTTCGGCATCTTCTACACGGCCGCCCCCTCCTACAGCTGGATGATGTTCTTCGTGACCGTCATGGCGTCCCTGCTGTACGGACTGCTGGGCGTGCTGCACCCGGGGCTGCTGCTCCTGCGCTTCGAACAGACGCTGGTGGGCGCGGCGGCCTCGGCCCTCGCGGTCGCGCTGGTGCTGCCCGTCACGACGCACGCCGCCACCGACGCCTGGATCCGCCGGGCGATGCTGGCCGTCCGCCACTGCACCGCCGAGTCGGCGCGGCGGCTGGCCGGGGAGGCGTCCGCCGATCCGGCGCCGTACGTCGCGGAGCTGGAGCTCCTCCTCGCCCGGGTCCGGATCTCGCTCGCGCCGCTGCTGCATCCGCTCAGCCCGCTGCGGGCACGCAAGGAACGCGCCCGGCTGGTGACGGCGCATCTGGACGACTGCGTCCGGCAGGCCCGCGGTCTGGCCGAGGTGGCCGCCGACCCGGACGCCTCGCACGACGCCCGGCTGACCGCCGCTTGCCAGCGCGTCGAGGCGGCCCTGCGCGCCCTGTTGCCCACGGCGGAGGCACCGGCGCCGGCCGCCGAACCGGGCCTCACGGCCCCGCAGCACCACCCGGGCGCGGAACGGGCCCTGGCCCATCTGCGCGACCTGGAGCGGGCGGTCGCGAACCTCGCCGGCCCGGTCCTGAGCAGCCCGCGGTCGCCGCTGCCGGAGGGCTGA
- a CDS encoding Lrp/AsnC family transcriptional regulator — MAVDALDTRILRLLLEQPRTSAREYARLLGIARGTLQARLDRLERDGVITGTGPRLSPAALGHPVLAFVHIEVTQGHLDPVADALAEVPEIIEAFSITGGGDLMARVVARDAAHLEDVIQRLVQLPGVVRTRTEMALRERVPYRMTGLLRAVEQDVRRKDKGRSRGRSAAPAPDGDA, encoded by the coding sequence ATGGCCGTAGACGCCCTGGACACCAGGATCCTGCGCCTCCTGCTGGAGCAGCCGCGGACCAGTGCGCGGGAGTACGCGCGCCTGCTGGGCATCGCGCGCGGCACCCTCCAGGCCCGTCTCGACCGGCTGGAGCGGGACGGTGTAATCACGGGGACAGGTCCCCGGCTCTCCCCCGCCGCGCTCGGCCATCCCGTCCTGGCCTTCGTGCACATCGAGGTCACCCAGGGCCACCTGGATCCGGTGGCGGACGCGCTGGCGGAGGTGCCCGAGATCATAGAGGCGTTCTCCATCACCGGCGGCGGCGATCTGATGGCGCGGGTCGTCGCCCGCGACGCCGCTCATCTGGAGGACGTCATCCAGCGGCTGGTGCAGCTCCCGGGCGTGGTGCGCACCCGTACCGAGATGGCGCTGCGGGAGCGCGTCCCCTACCGGATGACGGGGCTGCTGCGCGCCGTGGAGCAGGACGTCCGGCGGAAGGACAAGGGCCGTTCCCGGGGCCGTTCCGCCGCTCCGGCGCCCGACGGCGACGCATGA
- a CDS encoding D-alanyl-D-alanine carboxypeptidase family protein, protein MQQSGGRRARRWGVAVTASTAAFAVAVPAATAEAATGPAGIAAKGAFLLDSGPNKQLWAKDADTKRQMASTTKIMTAAVVLDTRGVNLNKQITIKKSYRDYVAKNGASTADLRVGDKLTVRQLLYGLMLPSGCDAAYALADTFGTGKTEAARTTSFIAQMNKKAAALGMKNTKYDSFDGISQAGTNHSTPRDIAKLARHAMGNSTFTTVVKAASTRQKATNVNRTYTWYNTNKLLGSYKGAIGIKTGTGTAAGPCLVFAAQRGKRTVVGVILNDPTNRYPDAVKMLDWSFNTSSKVKLRQLPSLAQKD, encoded by the coding sequence ATGCAGCAATCTGGGGGAAGACGGGCCCGCCGGTGGGGAGTCGCGGTCACCGCGTCGACCGCCGCGTTCGCGGTCGCCGTTCCCGCGGCCACGGCGGAGGCGGCGACCGGCCCGGCGGGCATCGCCGCCAAGGGCGCGTTCCTGCTCGACAGCGGCCCCAACAAGCAGCTGTGGGCGAAGGACGCCGACACCAAGCGCCAGATGGCCAGCACCACCAAGATCATGACGGCCGCCGTGGTCCTGGACACGCGGGGCGTCAACCTGAACAAGCAGATCACGATAAAGAAGTCGTACCGCGACTACGTGGCGAAGAACGGCGCGAGCACCGCCGACCTGCGCGTCGGTGACAAGCTGACGGTCCGGCAGCTCCTCTACGGCCTGATGCTGCCCTCCGGGTGCGACGCGGCGTACGCGCTCGCCGACACCTTCGGCACCGGCAAGACCGAGGCCGCGCGCACCACCTCGTTCATCGCCCAGATGAACAAGAAGGCCGCCGCGCTCGGCATGAAGAACACCAAGTACGACTCGTTCGACGGCATATCGCAGGCGGGGACGAACCACTCCACCCCGCGCGACATCGCCAAGCTCGCCCGGCACGCGATGGGCAACAGCACGTTCACCACGGTCGTCAAGGCGGCCAGCACCCGCCAGAAGGCGACGAACGTCAACCGCACGTACACCTGGTACAACACCAACAAGCTGCTGGGGTCCTACAAGGGCGCCATCGGTATCAAGACCGGCACCGGCACGGCCGCCGGTCCGTGCCTGGTGTTCGCCGCGCAGCGCGGCAAGCGGACGGTCGTGGGCGTGATCCTCAACGACCCGACCAACCGTTACCCCGATGCGGTGAAGATGCTGGACTGGTCGTTCAACACGTCCTCGAAGGTGAAGCTGCGGCAGCTGCCCAGCCTGGCCCAGAAGGACTGA
- a CDS encoding YjbQ family protein yields MTDTFTTRTVDITTGSTETVYDLTDHCARFLREVAAGRDGLLNVFTPHATAGLAVIETGSGSDDDLLAALRDLLPKDDRWRHRHGSPGHGRDHVLPAFVPPHATLPVVGGELELGTWQSVVLVDTNVDNAHRKVRLSFLG; encoded by the coding sequence ATGACCGATACCTTCACCACCCGCACGGTGGACATCACGACCGGCTCGACCGAGACCGTGTACGACCTCACCGACCACTGCGCCCGCTTCCTGCGGGAGGTGGCGGCAGGCCGGGACGGACTGCTCAACGTCTTCACTCCGCACGCCACCGCCGGCCTCGCGGTGATCGAGACGGGATCGGGCAGCGACGACGACCTGCTGGCCGCGCTCCGCGACCTGCTGCCGAAGGACGACCGCTGGCGGCACCGGCACGGCAGCCCGGGGCACGGCCGCGACCACGTCCTGCCCGCCTTCGTCCCGCCGCACGCCACGCTGCCGGTGGTCGGCGGGGAGCTGGAGCTGGGGACGTGGCAGAGCGTCGTCCTCGTCGACACGAATGTCGACAACGCGCACCGCAAGGTGCGGCTCTCGTTCCTCGGCTGA
- a CDS encoding GNAT family N-acetyltransferase gives MFSLPLRDDALLRPLDIWHAEEFAAHLDRAREHIRPWVGPAFVTDDLDGARATLRRYAERRAADQAGLFGIWRDGTLVGGVMFVDFNAALGSCEIGCWLEPAGEGHGLITAACTTLLDWALTTRGLHRAEWRCRADNARSSAVAERLGMTLEGVQREYWPYGGARYDKQYWAILAPEWQARRA, from the coding sequence ATGTTCTCCCTCCCGCTGCGGGATGACGCCCTCCTCCGCCCGCTGGACATCTGGCACGCCGAGGAGTTCGCCGCCCACCTGGACCGGGCCCGCGAGCACATCCGGCCGTGGGTCGGGCCCGCGTTCGTCACCGACGACCTCGACGGCGCGCGCGCCACCCTGCGCCGCTACGCCGAGCGCCGGGCCGCGGACCAGGCCGGCCTCTTCGGCATCTGGCGGGACGGCACCCTGGTCGGCGGCGTGATGTTCGTGGACTTCAACGCCGCCCTGGGCTCCTGTGAGATCGGCTGCTGGCTGGAGCCGGCGGGCGAGGGCCACGGCCTGATCACCGCCGCCTGCACCACGCTGCTGGACTGGGCCCTCACCACCCGCGGGCTGCACCGCGCCGAGTGGCGCTGCCGCGCCGACAACGCCCGCAGCTCCGCGGTGGCCGAGCGGCTCGGCATGACCCTGGAGGGCGTCCAGCGCGAGTACTGGCCCTACGGCGGCGCCCGGTACGACAAGCAGTACTGGGCGATCCTGGCCCCCGAATGGCAGGCCCGCCGTGCGTGA